The nucleotide window CCTGGTTACTTCTGTCTGGTAAAAATCAGGCGTGAGGCGGTATTGTTTAAGCTGGTTCAGGTAGTTGCGGGCCTGTTCCGGCTGGTTCAGCTGTGCAGCTGCTTCTGCCGCGATCAGGTACATTTCAGCTACGCGGAAAGACTGGCGGTAGCTGTTGTTGTTAGCTGTCTTCAGAACGGTATTGTTGTTTTTGCTGTCTTTGCCGTAGAAGATTTTCAGGCGCAGGTCACCGGTAGTATTATACGAAGCATACAATTTATCTGATACCAAAGCTGTCAATGTTGTAACAGAGTTATAAGGCTGCTCAAAAGCCTGAAGGGTTTCTACAGAATTGTAGAGGGTAGGCTGAGTGTTGGTCTTGTTAAAATCCACCAGGGCAGACTTTTTATCCAGCACAGCTTTGGCCGCTTCCAGGGCTTTGTTCCACTGATGGGTATACAGGTACACCCTTGCTGACAGCGCCAGGCCTGACAGTTTAGTAAACCGGAACGAGGTAGCTGTTTCATACTGGTCTACATTCACCAGCGCCAGACCAGCTTCCAGGTCTGCGTTTATCTGATTGTATACTTCTTTTACCGTATTACGGGGACTGGTTTTTTCCAGGTCTACTTTGGTAATTACCGGTACTGCCTTGTCAGATGCTGCAGTAGCTTCATTGTAGGGCTTACCATAGAGGTTTACCAGGGTAAAGTGGGTGTGTGCACGCAACAGGTAAGCTTCTCCTATCAACTGGTTTTTCTGCTCCTCTGTACCTTCCTTGGCGCCAGGTGCTGCATCAATGATATGGTTGGCATAAAATATCTGCTGATACTTACCTCTCCAGTCATAGGTCAGGATATTGACACCATTGTTCTCATCCCAGAAATAATTGGGCTGGAGCTGGTTTACATCACCGCTACGGGCTTCATTGATTTTTATTTCATCGCCGCGGTAAGAGGATAGCCCCTTATCGTAGCCGCTGGTAATGATGTATGCGGCATCCAGCTCTTTACGGAAGTCTTCTACCGTAGTAGGGATCACTTTCCCAACCGGCACAATGTCCAGGTATTTTTTGCAGGAAGAGAAGGCAGTCAGGGCAGCCAACAGTCCGGCGGTATATATTACTTTACGCATTGATCACAATTTTTAGAAAGTGGCATTCAGGCCGATGGTGAATGTTTTAGGAATAGGCTGTGCATAGATGTTACCCATGGTCTCCGGGTCCATATAACCATCATAGTTGCGGGCAAACACAAATGGGTTACGCGCTTCAGCAGTCACCTTCAGGCCTTTCAGACGGATACGGTTGCAAACATCTTCCGGCAGACGATAACCCAGGGTGATGTTACGTACACGCACATAACCACCGTCTCTCACCCACATTCCCAGGGAGGCGTACTGATAATAGTTGTCTTCCAGCCAGTGGCCCAGTAATCTGAGTTCTTCACTGGTCTGGGGACCACTGCCAAACAGTGGCGGCGACTGTCCATTCGGGTTGGACGGAGTCCAGCGGTCCAGGATGGCAGTAGGCGCGTTGGCACCACGGTCAAAGACGATCGGATGATAAGGAGGCTGTACCTTCACCTTCTGGCCTAAGTTGAACAACAGACCTACAGACAGGTCAAACTGCTTATAGGTAAAGTTGTTGTTCAGACCACCGGTGTAAAGCGGATCGGAGGTGCCCATGTTGCGGAACAACGCACGCTGCTGATCGCTGGTCAGCTCAGAGTATGGGAACAAACCACCCAGGTCAGGATCTCCGGCAAAATCATCCTTCAGTTTAAGCAACTCAGACAATGTCTGTGTTTTACCCTGGTAATTCACCATGATCATACCATGTTCATTCAAACCGGCATAATCAATACCCCAGATAGTACTGGCAGGGCTGCCCTCTCTGGACGGAAACTTGGAGTTGCCTCGCAGGGTCTCCCGTAGTACTTTGTTTTTATTGTAAGAGAAGTTGAAGTCTGTTGTCCAGCGGAAATCCTTGCGGATGATGTTACGGGTGCTGAGGCTCAGCTCCACACCACTGTTACGCATCTCTGCCCAGTTGATCATCATTTCCTCAAAACCGGTTTCCAATGGTAACGCATATGTGTTGATCAGATCTTTACCATGACGATCATAATAATCAGCAGTGATGCTTACCCTGTTTTTCAGGATACTGATATCGATACCGATGTTTTTGTTGATGGTTTTTTCCCATCTCAGTTTGGCATTCGGCGGTGTTTCTACTCCGATGATCTGCAATGGGTCTCCCGGCAGGATCGGTACGTTGTAATAAGTACCCTTTACGAAAGGAGAAGTGTTTTTATCCACATTACCCTGCAAACCATAAGAAGCACGCACATTCAGCATATTGATGAAACGAACATTCTGCATGAAAGGCTCTTCCATCACACGCCATAATCCGCTCACAGACCATAAAGGCAGGTATTTGTATTTGGGATCCACGCCAAACAGGTCAGAGCCATCAAAACGAATGCTACCTCCTAAAGTATAACGGTTGCGGTAGGTATAGCTACCAGTACCAAAGAAAGATACGAATGCATTTTCCACATAGCTGTTAGTATTCTTCTTGGTATACAGTTCATTGATATCGTTATCATTCTGGAATTTGATCGGAATGGTGGTCAGTGTCTTAGGATCATAACCATAACGAGTGGTATTAGCATTTATATCTTTCACTCTTCTCACCTCATTACCCACCATAAAATTGAAGTCATGGTTTTTATGCAGGTTGAAACTGTATTCCGCCATGGTTTTGAGGGTATACTGCTGCATGTTGCGGTTGTTATTTTTAATCACACCGCCTTTAGGGATAATGGTTTTCTGCATACCGGAGGCTGGATCAAAACGCATGTTCTGATCGGCCAGCAATCTTTTATAGTAGGTATCTTCGAGAGCTATCTGTTCACCGTTGGTGATATCTGACTGTATACCCAGTTGAGAACTCACGTGCAGGCGGGGAATCACTTCATAGTCCAGTTTGAAGTTGGTATTTACAGACTGGGTTTTCAGCATATTGCTGGTATTTTTACGTTCTTCCAGCAGGTTGAAATCTACAACATTTCTATCGCCGCCAATGTTTCTGTCGTATACATAATTTCCTTTGTTATCATACACAGGCGTGTAAGGATTAGCCAGACGGGAATACTGTACCGGGTTGGTATTACCGGCTTGGTTAGGATTGAAGGAACTTTGCTGACGCTGATTAGCAAAGATACCGGCAGAGAACTTCAGTTTGTCCGTCAGGTCATAGTCGGTTTTCAGGGTGATGTTATAACGATTAGCGCTGGTACCAATGGTAGCACCTTTTTCGTCATAATAACCACCGCTGAAATAATAGGTAGCTTTATCACCACCTCCGGAAACACTGATTGCATGTTCCTGGGTGAAGGCACTGCGGAAGATCAGGTCATTCCAGTTGGTATTAATACCTCTGAGCGCATTGATTTCATTACGGGCAGCAGCATTGATGCCATCCAGTCCTTTTGTGGAGAGGTCTTCCGGTGTAACATTGTACTTGTGGAGGATACGGGATACCTCACCATTGTTATCATGATAGGTGAAATCAGAAGTAAACAGGTCCAGTTCCAGGTTTACCTTCTGGTCGCTGTTCATCAGATTAAGGCGGCCCAGGTCTGGTTTCTGTGTAAAGGTGAAGTTGTTGCGGTAGTTGACAGACAAACGCTCACCTTTTTTACCGGATTTAGTAGTGATCACAATCACACCGTTGGCAGCACGCGCACCATAGATAGCAGTGGCGGCAGCATCTTTCAGTACAGTGATGCTTTCGATATCAGAAGGGCTGTAACCTGCGATAGAAGAAGTGTACAGCTGATCGATGGATTTGGCATCATCTGCGGTAGGCAGGTTGGTACCTTCTACAGGCAGCCCGTCAATTACCCACAGCGGGTCCTGAGTGCCTTGCAGGGAAGAAGTACCACGGATGCGGATCTTGGCGGCCTGGCCAGGAGCACCGGACTGTGGTGTGATCGCCACCCCGGACAACTGTCCTTGCAGCATCTGCTCCACGCTCATCACACCTCCTACCTCTATCTTATCCATGCTGATCTTGTCGATAGCACCGGTAGATTTATTCTTTTTGACAGTCTGATAACCGGTGAACACAAATTCGTTCAGGTTTTTGCCAGCTGATGACAGTGCTACCTTGTAATGGTTGCTGGAATTGAGTGTCAGCAGCTTGGTTTCATAACCCATGAAACCGATGGTCAGTTGTTTTACGGAAAGCGAATCCGGCAGCTTCAGGGAGAAATCGCCCTTTTCATCGGTGATAGCGCCGATGCTGATATTTTCGATAATGTTTTCCGAACCGGTAGTAGTACCGATGGTTTTATTGCTGGCGTATACAGACACGCCTGGTAATGCTTCACCGGAAGTGGCGTCCACTACTTTCCCCTTAATGACGCGCGAGCTGGTTTGTGCCTGGGCCCACCAGGGAGAAAGGCTGACAACCAGGAGCAGGCAGCATATCTTCATCCACAATTGACTTTTTTTCATTGTTGACTGATGTACAGATTTATTGGTTTGATTGATTGATTTATTTGTTGTTCAACGCTTGCTGCATACGAATGATCAGGTCATTGTAATGATCAGCAGTGGCTCTGTCTCCGCCGTTTTTACGGCTGTTCAGTAACTGTATCAGTCGTGTCATTTCTCCACGTTTGGCACTAACGGCGTCAGATACACGATGAATGGAGAAATAGTTCAGGTTACGGGAAGCCCGTTCTGCCTCTTTTTGCGGCTGCAGGGAGAAAGAACAGAATCCGTCGGTACCGTTAAAGGCAAAATCGTCCTGGAATTTTTTAGCGTCAGGGCGGGCGGTGGATTTGTCGATGCTGACAATCAGTGCATCTATAAAACCTTTCTGGCTGTTACGTTCAAAAATATCCAGCGGCTGACCTTTGATGGTTTTGGCGAAGATGCCGTTGTGCAGATCAGACAGCAGTTCGGAAACTGAATAGGCGTCGCGGCCGTTGGCGGCTT belongs to Chitinophaga sp. HK235 and includes:
- a CDS encoding RagB/SusD family nutrient uptake outer membrane protein, with product MRKVIYTAGLLAALTAFSSCKKYLDIVPVGKVIPTTVEDFRKELDAAYIITSGYDKGLSSYRGDEIKINEARSGDVNQLQPNYFWDENNGVNILTYDWRGKYQQIFYANHIIDAAPGAKEGTEEQKNQLIGEAYLLRAHTHFTLVNLYGKPYNEATAASDKAVPVITKVDLEKTSPRNTVKEVYNQINADLEAGLALVNVDQYETATSFRFTKLSGLALSARVYLYTHQWNKALEAAKAVLDKKSALVDFNKTNTQPTLYNSVETLQAFEQPYNSVTTLTALVSDKLYASYNTTGDLRLKIFYGKDSKNNNTVLKTANNNSYRQSFRVAEMYLIAAEAAAQLNQPEQARNYLNQLKQYRLTPDFYQTEVTRLASLSGNALLQEIYDERFRELSFEGHRWFDLRRTTQPQIVHTIKSKTVTLQAGDPRYTIRIPTDAIANNPLLAE
- a CDS encoding SusC/RagA family TonB-linked outer membrane protein — encoded protein: MKKSQLWMKICCLLLVVSLSPWWAQAQTSSRVIKGKVVDATSGEALPGVSVYASNKTIGTTTGSENIIENISIGAITDEKGDFSLKLPDSLSVKQLTIGFMGYETKLLTLNSSNHYKVALSSAGKNLNEFVFTGYQTVKKNKSTGAIDKISMDKIEVGGVMSVEQMLQGQLSGVAITPQSGAPGQAAKIRIRGTSSLQGTQDPLWVIDGLPVEGTNLPTADDAKSIDQLYTSSIAGYSPSDIESITVLKDAAATAIYGARAANGVIVITTKSGKKGERLSVNYRNNFTFTQKPDLGRLNLMNSDQKVNLELDLFTSDFTYHDNNGEVSRILHKYNVTPEDLSTKGLDGINAAARNEINALRGINTNWNDLIFRSAFTQEHAISVSGGGDKATYYFSGGYYDEKGATIGTSANRYNITLKTDYDLTDKLKFSAGIFANQRQQSSFNPNQAGNTNPVQYSRLANPYTPVYDNKGNYVYDRNIGGDRNVVDFNLLEERKNTSNMLKTQSVNTNFKLDYEVIPRLHVSSQLGIQSDITNGEQIALEDTYYKRLLADQNMRFDPASGMQKTIIPKGGVIKNNNRNMQQYTLKTMAEYSFNLHKNHDFNFMVGNEVRRVKDINANTTRYGYDPKTLTTIPIKFQNDNDINELYTKKNTNSYVENAFVSFFGTGSYTYRNRYTLGGSIRFDGSDLFGVDPKYKYLPLWSVSGLWRVMEEPFMQNVRFINMLNVRASYGLQGNVDKNTSPFVKGTYYNVPILPGDPLQIIGVETPPNAKLRWEKTINKNIGIDISILKNRVSITADYYDRHGKDLINTYALPLETGFEEMMINWAEMRNSGVELSLSTRNIIRKDFRWTTDFNFSYNKNKVLRETLRGNSKFPSREGSPASTIWGIDYAGLNEHGMIMVNYQGKTQTLSELLKLKDDFAGDPDLGGLFPYSELTSDQQRALFRNMGTSDPLYTGGLNNNFTYKQFDLSVGLLFNLGQKVKVQPPYHPIVFDRGANAPTAILDRWTPSNPNGQSPPLFGSGPQTSEELRLLGHWLEDNYYQYASLGMWVRDGGYVRVRNITLGYRLPEDVCNRIRLKGLKVTAEARNPFVFARNYDGYMDPETMGNIYAQPIPKTFTIGLNATF